In Silene latifolia isolate original U9 population chromosome 3, ASM4854445v1, whole genome shotgun sequence, a single window of DNA contains:
- the LOC141647998 gene encoding V-type proton ATPase subunit G 1-like: protein MEANRNQNGIQLLLAAEQEAQHIVNAAKNAKMARLRQAKEEAERDIADFRAQMEADFQRRLAESSGDSGANVKRLELETDAKIEQLKSQASSISPQIVQMLLKYVTTVNN, encoded by the exons ATGGAAGCAAACAGAAACCAAAATGGGATTCAGCTTTTGCTGGCAGCAGAACAAGAAGCTCAGCACATAGTTAATGCTGCTAAAAATG CTAAGATGGCTCGGCTAAGGCAAGCCAAGGAAGAGGCTGAGAGAGATATTGCTGACTTTCGTGCTCAGATGGAAGCCGATTTCCAAAGAAGACTTGCAGAG AGTAGCGGAGACTCGGGTGCCAATGTGAAGCGTCTTGAGCTAGAGACGGATGCCAAAATTGAACAATTAAAATCACAGGCTTCAAGCATATCGCCCCAAATTGTTCAGATGCTACTAAAGTACGTCACTACTGTGAATAACTGA
- the LOC141649655 gene encoding uncharacterized protein LOC141649655: MWLLRGFSTFSSASGLCLNRDKTNIYFNGVKNELIEEIVSISGFKVGTLPFKYLGIPISSKKISKYDAHVLIEKIVSRIRSLGARQLFYAGRMVLVKSVLSTMHSYWASIFLIPSGVMNKVDAICRNFLWGGKDSYLRTPNVAWAKCCTPKEEGGLGLMNAKIWNKAVLGKYTSWLATKKDHLWVKWVNHVYMKGSAWTGYSAPLDCSWTWKKIVQVKDIFKNGYQNNSWTPNVSGYSIASGYNWLRTPSPKVPWRFICWNSHNIPKTALIYWASLHKKLLTRDRLVQMGICTEVNCCLCDAAPESHDHLFHDCVFTRRCMNLLQLKFQFPVPTDDIIRWFSAGRCKSVLQKLLAGALYVGIIHAIWMARNHSRLHHSVI; encoded by the coding sequence ATGTGGCTTCTCAGGGGTTTCTCTACTTTTTCTTCTGCTTCTGGTCTATGCTTGAATCGTGACAAGACTAACATTTACTTTAATGGAGTTAAGAATGAGCTTATTGAGGAGATTGTGTCTATTTCAGGATTCAAAGTTGGTACTCTTCCTTTTAAGTACCTAGGTATTCCAATCTCTTCTAAGAAGATTTCTAAGTATGATGCTCATGTTCTTATTGAAAAGATTGTCAGCAGGATCAGGTCCCTTGGAGCCAGACAGCTTTTTTATGCTGGTAGAATGGTTCTTGTTAAATCAGTTTTGTCCACTATGCATTCTTATTGGGCTTCAATTTTCCTTATTCCTTCTGGTGTCATGAATAAAGTAGATGCAATTTGTAGGAATTTTCTGTGGGGAGGGAAAGATTCCTACCTCAGAACTCCTAATGTTGCTTGGGCAAAGTGTTGTACGCCAAAAGAGGAAGGGGGATTGGGTCTTATGAATGCTAAGATATGGAATAAAGCTGTTCTTGGAAAATACACCAGTTGGTTAGCTACAAAGAAGGATCACCTTTGGGTTAAATGGGTTaatcatgtttatatgaaagggAGTGCTTGGACTGGTTATTCTGCTCCTTTAGATTGCAGTTGGACTTGGAAGAAGATTGTGCAGGTCAAGGATATTTTTAAGAATGGTTATCAAAATAACAGTTGGACTCCCAATGTTTCTGGCTACTCCATTGCATCTGGCTATAACTGGTTAAGAACTCCCTCTCCTAAGGTCCCCTGGCGGTTTATTTGTTGGAACTCCCACAACATTCCTAAAACTGCATTAATCTATTGGGCATCTCTTCACAAGAAACTCCTTACTCGTGATAGATTAGTCCAAATGGGTATATGTACCGAGGTTAACTGTTGTTTGTGTGATGCTGCCCCTGAATCTCATGATCACTTATTCCATGATTGCGTCTTTACCAGAAGGTGTATGAATCTGTTGCAGCTGAAATTTCAATTCCCTGTTCCTACTGATGACATAATCAGGTGGTTCTCTGCTGGCAGATGCAAGAGTGTACTGCAGAAGTTACTTGCAGGTGCTTTATATGTTGGTATCATTCATGCAATTTGGATGGCTAGGAATCATTCAAGGCTTCATCATTCTGTTATTTAA